The Phaseolus vulgaris cultivar G19833 chromosome 5, P. vulgaris v2.0, whole genome shotgun sequence genomic interval TCTAGTTGCTacaaaatatacttttaatatttGAGATCATATAGCACAtaaagaacatttttttttatatgagttTTCTTGGAATCTTCAAGATAAATCTCTTATTCATGATTTCGCCCGCATTTGTGTAGGAGATAAACACATTTTCTTTTGCAGATATGTATTTGGTAGTTTTAGAGTAAACACATTTTTTCATCTTTGAAACAATAATGGTATATTTATCTTAGGaagttgagaaaaaaataaaataaaatattatcctGAAAACACAATGTCTCTTTTTTTGAAGGTGAAGTTAGTTTTATTGGAGCgagaatttttattattattttttttttgtgattagGTTTTTTCTCATACTTTTTTTAGGTTGGTTTGTCTTCTATCATATTTATCTTAAATGTTTTAGTTTTATACATTCCTTTTTATTGATATCTTTAATGATAAGTATCTTCAATGATAACACGAGTGATTAAATCTAACAGTGACATTGGTTGTGTTGTGTCTCCGCTTCAATTGTTATTTGTATTACGTCCAATATTGTGAAATTTTTTCAATCAATAATTTGAAACGAATTCATCAGACAAGATTATGTTATTTGCTTTAATATCTTCAAGCAAACAACTTGTAAATGTTGATATTTTTGTCTTCAATCAACTGGAATATCAGCTATTTGAAAATTCAAGAAAAGAAGAATAAAGATATCTTTAcctaaatcaaaataatttaatatcacATACTTTTACATGTGAGACTTCAATTCATAGTCCAAGTCAAGCATTCGTTTATCTGAATCTAATGTCCTTGTCTTCAATTATCTTCCGGCGATAATAGTTTCTGATCACGAACCTTTTGTCTAAGAACGTCTTTGATAATATATTTAAGAATAAGAGTATAGTATCTCAAATATCTTTTGTTTCCTTATAAGAGCAATATACATtgaacaaattattaaataacacaCTCAACAAGATGTGACGAGATACCTTATTCACATGAGTTCATTCTTCAATTTATTTCATAAACAAACTGAAGTCTGATTTGAAAGTTCTAAGAACAATAAAAACTCCATACATATCTAAACTCACATTCTTGTCgacataaaaaattatgaccaatgaaaacttcaatttttaaaatatcccAAAATTTGCAAAAACACACATTTGCAAAAACACCATTTATGTGTGTGTTTGTATTCATAGATAAAGGTGAGTAGGAAGCCAAATCCTACTccacacaaaattaaaaataaatcatactCTAATATCAAAAGAAGAATAAGGAGATCTTTACCTAAATCAAAGGAATTTAACATCACATTTAATCTTtcctatatatataattgtttatcACTTACATCTTATTCAATTTATCTACTTTTACATTTAAGACTTCAATTCATAGTTGAAGTCAAGCATTCCAAGACTCCATAATTACATAAAATCTAGaactaaatacaaaatatttttcttcttcttttttccccATAAAGAACACTAATATAAATGCAGCACCTTGGCAAGAGTGTCACATGGTATCACAAAGATCTGAGCAACCGAATCAACGAAAATGGAAAAAGATAGAATTGTGATGTTCCCATCACCAGGAATAGGCCACATTGTTGCCATGGTTGAGCTTGCCAAGCTCATCCAAACGCACCGTTTCTCCGTCACCATCCTCCTCACCACCGGCCACCACGACCACCCCACCATCGACGCCTACATCCGCCGCATCACCGCCGCCCATCCCTCTATCTCCTTCCTCCGCTTCCCCCACATCCCACTCGCCGCCGCCCCAACCACCGTCAGCCGCGCCGCCAGGGCCTTTGCCTTCATCAAAGCAAATGCTTCCAACGTCGCCACCTACCTCTCCCAAATCTCCAAAACCACCGCCGTCAAAGCCTTCATCATCGATCTCTTCTGCACTTCCGCCATGGAATCAGCTTCGTCCATGGGAATCCCGGTCTACTACTTCTTCACTTCCGGCGCCGCCGTTCTCGCGCTCTTCTCGTACTTTCCGAAACTCCACGAAGAGAGGAGCGAGTCGTTTAAGGATATGGTCGGCGTGGAACTGCGCGTGCCGGGCAACGCGCCTCTGAAGGCGGTGAACATGCCGGAGCCCGTCTTAGACAGGGGCGACCCTGCCTACTGGGACATGCTCTACTTCTGCACGCACCTTCCCAAGGCGCGTGGGATTATAGTGAACTCCTTCCCAGAGCTCGAGCCTCTGGCGGTTAACGCCGTCGCGGATGGCGCGTGTACTCCAAACGCCGAACGTGGATCTCACGTTTACTATATCGGACCACTCATAGCAGAACCCCAACAATCAGGTTTCGTCTCGTGGTTCTTTCTTCCGCTAaaagatgttttttttaataataatttttctactttctttcagattctttcttctttctcaacATTCAATACAAATTAGTTTTGTTCTTACGTTTTGGTCTCCGAATGCCATGGTTGACTcttctt includes:
- the LOC137834614 gene encoding UDP-glycosyltransferase 88F5-like isoform X2 codes for the protein MEKDRIVMFPSPGIGHIVAMVELAKLIQTHRFSVTILLTTGHHDHPTIDAYIRRITAAHPSISFLRFPHIPLAAAPTTVSRAARAFAFIKANASNVATYLSQISKTTAVKAFIIDLFCTSAMESASSMGIPVYYFFTSGAAVLALFSYFPKLHEERSESFKDMVGVELRVPGNAPLKAVNMPEPVLDRGDPAYWDMLYFCTHLPKARGIIVNSFPELEPLAVNAVADGACTPNAERGSHVYYIGPLIAEPQQSEGAAGTESKECLRWLDEQPSRSVVYLCFGSRGSFSVSQLGEIAKGLERSGKRFLWVVKKPLEEDGAKQGQELAKPGDEFDLASVLPNGFLERTKERGMVVKAWAPQVEVLSRDSVGGFVSHCGWNSVLEGVVAGVPMVAWPLYAEQHVNREVMVGEMKVAVAVNEREEDGLVSGEEVEKRVREVMECKEIRERSVKLKHMALAAVSDFGSSTTALANLVHSWT